From Spartinivicinus ruber, the proteins below share one genomic window:
- a CDS encoding DUF2750 domain-containing protein: MRSPLTDELNKITTLSRLRRYQYFMKEVAINKEVWTLYKGHWAINYASGYQLFPLWPNESFALACAIQNWQQFKPIKFSLDILLTDVIEMLDKHLLFPCIFDTPFEQGSVINTQLLKDDLLNVP, from the coding sequence ATGCGGTCTCCATTAACTGATGAGTTAAATAAAATAACAACCTTATCTCGCTTGAGACGATATCAATATTTCATGAAGGAGGTAGCGATCAATAAAGAAGTTTGGACTTTATACAAAGGCCATTGGGCTATAAACTATGCCAGCGGTTATCAATTATTTCCGCTTTGGCCAAATGAATCTTTTGCACTTGCTTGTGCTATTCAAAATTGGCAACAATTTAAACCTATTAAATTTAGCTTAGATATATTACTAACTGATGTAATTGAAATGCTTGACAAACACTTATTATTTCCATGTATTTTTGACACTCCCTTTGAGCAAGGCAGCGTTATTAATACACAATTATTAAAAGACGACTTACTCAATGTTCCATAA
- a CDS encoding DMT family transporter: MKTRSWPLGAFYILFAAITFAFQPVFASVIYTTGANPTGLLWIRFIGAAACLLMVLHLQKKPMNKLCWPSICLGFVYATIALCYFSAMQYASASLVAILLYLFPVFVIVIARFLFKELLTKLKVTALAIALIGVFFAVGRVPEGSLLGILLSLAAALGYAVYIILSNHYLTNKDVITSTTYIFIGAALTYTITALITSEVKLPQQSSGWLATAGLIIFSTVIPILALNLGNMIIGASDTAILSTLEPIVTIILAVLILNEELNLYRVAGGLMVVTAVVIISREKLATM; the protein is encoded by the coding sequence ATGAAAACCAGATCATGGCCATTAGGGGCCTTTTACATCTTATTTGCTGCAATCACATTTGCCTTTCAACCAGTGTTTGCTTCAGTAATATATACAACAGGAGCAAACCCGACAGGGCTCTTATGGATAAGATTTATAGGTGCAGCCGCCTGCTTACTAATGGTTCTTCACCTACAAAAAAAACCTATGAACAAGCTTTGCTGGCCAAGTATATGCCTTGGCTTTGTCTATGCTACAATTGCATTATGTTACTTCTCAGCCATGCAATACGCTTCAGCAAGTTTAGTGGCTATTCTACTATATCTATTTCCAGTTTTTGTAATAGTAATCGCTAGGTTTTTGTTCAAAGAACTACTAACAAAACTAAAAGTCACAGCTTTAGCCATTGCTCTTATAGGGGTGTTTTTTGCAGTAGGTAGAGTGCCAGAAGGAAGCCTATTAGGTATTTTACTAAGTTTAGCTGCTGCGCTTGGCTATGCAGTTTATATTATATTATCCAATCACTATTTAACCAACAAAGATGTTATCACTAGTACTACTTACATTTTTATCGGTGCAGCATTAACGTACACCATTACAGCCTTAATAACCAGCGAGGTTAAACTACCTCAACAAAGCAGTGGCTGGCTAGCAACAGCAGGTTTGATTATTTTTAGTACAGTCATTCCCATTCTTGCACTTAATTTAGGTAATATGATAATTGGCGCTTCAGATACTGCTATCCTATCTACGCTAGAACCTATAGTCACTATTATCCTTGCAGTATTAATCTTAAATGAAGAGCTGAACTTATATCGAGTGGCTGGAGGCCTTATGGTCGTAACAGCAGTGGTGATTATTAGTCGAGAGAAATTAGCAACTATGTAA
- a CDS encoding CatB-related O-acetyltransferase: MGKHWSKVEYLHQSVTNPNIHIKGTHSYYSDAWTGGFEESAVRYLYGDAYSRATWKPQWKNDQLYIGDYVCIGAEAVILMGGNHTHRVDWFSLYPFGDNIIDAYQGKGDTKIADGVWIGMRAMIMPGVKISEGAVIASNAVVTKDVSPYSIVAGNPAKVIKMRFPQVIIERLLALKIYDWPEEKFNAVQQWICADNIEQLESALIAYEKEKSIEG, translated from the coding sequence ATGGGAAAACACTGGTCAAAAGTTGAATATCTCCACCAATCAGTGACAAACCCAAATATTCATATTAAAGGAACACACAGTTACTATAGTGACGCCTGGACGGGTGGTTTTGAAGAGTCTGCTGTACGTTATTTGTACGGTGATGCATATAGTCGGGCTACTTGGAAACCTCAGTGGAAAAATGATCAACTATATATTGGTGACTATGTTTGTATTGGTGCAGAAGCGGTTATCTTGATGGGAGGAAATCATACCCATAGAGTGGATTGGTTTAGCCTGTATCCTTTTGGTGACAATATTATTGATGCTTACCAAGGAAAAGGTGATACAAAAATAGCTGATGGTGTATGGATTGGCATGCGTGCTATGATTATGCCTGGTGTGAAAATTAGTGAAGGGGCTGTTATTGCATCTAATGCAGTGGTGACAAAAGATGTATCTCCATACTCTATAGTGGCAGGCAACCCAGCTAAAGTCATTAAGATGCGCTTTCCTCAAGTTATTATCGAACGCCTGTTAGCCTTAAAAATTTATGACTGGCCTGAAGAAAAATTTAATGCAGTGCAGCAATGGATATGTGCTGATAATATTGAGCAACTTGAATCTGCTTTGATAGCTTATGAGAAAGAGAAAAGTATAGAGGGTTAA
- the cheD gene encoding chemoreceptor glutamine deamidase CheD — MNMQPQLPNPLIGFENINRYWDKRWNIPTAKILPGQFYVSTHGEMICTVLGSCISACIRDINIKVGGMNHFMLPSPGDLSGETSNATETNSSMRYGNWAMEYLINEILKHGGSKRNLEIKLFGGGQVLQNMTNIGKRNIDFVKSYLSNENLQVIAEDLGDIYPRKVLYFSDSGSVKMKKLRSLHNNTIQQREAEYIQSINCKPTQGDVELF, encoded by the coding sequence ATGAATATGCAGCCTCAATTACCTAATCCTTTAATAGGGTTTGAAAATATTAACCGATATTGGGACAAACGCTGGAATATCCCAACAGCAAAAATATTACCCGGACAATTTTATGTTAGCACGCATGGTGAAATGATTTGTACAGTACTTGGTTCTTGTATTTCTGCCTGTATACGGGATATAAATATCAAAGTTGGAGGTATGAATCATTTTATGCTACCGTCACCAGGTGATTTAAGTGGTGAAACATCCAATGCGACTGAGACTAACTCATCAATGCGTTATGGTAATTGGGCAATGGAATATTTAATTAATGAAATTCTCAAGCATGGTGGCAGTAAACGAAATTTGGAGATTAAGCTTTTTGGTGGTGGACAAGTTTTGCAAAATATGACCAATATTGGTAAACGCAATATAGACTTTGTTAAAAGTTATCTCAGCAATGAAAATCTCCAAGTCATTGCTGAAGATTTGGGGGATATATATCCGAGAAAAGTCTTGTATTTTTCAGACTCTGGCTCTGTCAAAATGAAAAAGCTGCGCTCCTTACACAACAATACTATTCAACAGCGTGAAGCTGAGTATATTCAATCAATAAACTGTAAACCTACACAAGGTGATGTAGAACTGTTTTAA
- a CDS encoding CheR family methyltransferase, which produces MPEVIRQHQHDKRVRIWSAGCSTGEEPYSIAIIMREMINPNWNTKLLASDLDSNVLNHAKSGIYRKDQLKTVSEPRLKKWFCDRTNDNQVKVKDSLKKIITFNQLNLLHEWPMRGKFDIIFCRNVMIYFDQEIRKRLINRYAKILQSNGYLFIGHSENLHNNNRYFKPLGRTIYQQIN; this is translated from the coding sequence ATTCCTGAAGTCATTCGTCAACACCAGCATGACAAGCGAGTTCGTATCTGGTCTGCAGGGTGCTCCACCGGTGAGGAACCATACTCCATTGCTATCATTATGCGAGAAATGATCAACCCTAACTGGAATACTAAACTTTTAGCTTCGGATTTAGATTCAAATGTACTTAATCATGCTAAATCAGGTATTTACCGGAAAGACCAACTTAAAACGGTTAGCGAACCAAGGTTGAAAAAGTGGTTCTGTGATAGAACTAATGATAACCAAGTAAAAGTGAAAGATTCTTTAAAAAAAATAATAACATTTAACCAATTAAACCTACTTCACGAATGGCCAATGCGTGGCAAATTCGACATTATATTTTGCCGTAATGTCATGATTTATTTTGATCAGGAAATCCGCAAAAGGCTAATTAATCGATATGCAAAAATACTACAATCTAATGGTTACCTTTTTATTGGACACTCTGAAAATTTACATAACAATAATAGGTACTTTAAACCATTAGGCCGCACTATATACCAACAGATCAACTAG